A DNA window from uncultured Methanoregula sp. contains the following coding sequences:
- a CDS encoding archaellin/type IV pilin N-terminal domain-containing protein, translating to MRSFNNDNAFTGLEAAIVLIAFVVVAAVFSYVVLGAGFFTTQKSQEVVHTGVQQASSTLEIVGNVYGTGTAGTSIDKINFSAALAPGGTPVDFEKVVITYSNASQLETLSRTASKGTAVTAGQWGVVTVQNQVTNDMVLEKGEQFDITAMPTNALVKNDQFQLEVKPAIGAALSISRTAPASILTVNTLY from the coding sequence ATGAGATCATTCAACAATGATAATGCATTTACCGGCCTCGAGGCAGCGATTGTGCTCATCGCATTCGTTGTCGTTGCGGCGGTGTTCTCGTATGTGGTGCTCGGCGCCGGGTTCTTCACTACCCAGAAGAGCCAGGAAGTCGTCCACACCGGTGTACAGCAGGCCAGCTCAACTCTCGAAATCGTCGGCAATGTCTATGGTACCGGAACGGCTGGAACTAGTATTGACAAGATCAATTTCTCGGCTGCACTTGCACCTGGAGGAACCCCGGTAGATTTCGAGAAGGTCGTCATTACCTACAGCAATGCATCCCAGCTTGAAACACTCTCACGCACTGCTAGCAAAGGAACCGCAGTTACTGCAGGACAATGGGGCGTAGTTACTGTCCAGAACCAGGTCACCAATGATATGGTCCTGGAAAAGGGTGAGCAGTTTGATATCACCGCTATGCCCACAAATGCTCTTGTTAAAAATGACCAGTTCCAGCTTGAAGTTAAACCGGCTATCGGTGCAGCGCTCTCAATCTCTCGTACTGCCCCAGCTTCAATCCTGACGGTCAATACACTCTACTAA
- a CDS encoding ASKHA domain-containing protein yields MADHINVVFHPVNRVVSIRAGATVLDAIRLAGIQFESICGGKGECNKCRIIYLRGTCDIGTPDSLKGLTPCEIEKNYCRACHTHVQGNCEFIIPVESRIDAPKILLNHIAPGGELFPAVTKHLLKTEDSLHPSSDHRSLKLDGYSGTRPHMTRHQNHLLAYTKDPVTVTISKTNRYPEVISIEPGDTTRTVFGIALDLGTTTVVGILVDLATGKTIAHASAMNRQITYGEELLTRIAFAKKGEGKRKLQAAAIDSINEVIGRLAATADIGAESIYDVCIAGNTVMHHLVLGMESSALELANTEISRKPVIVRARSLGLLVNPDSFVYCLPNVSRFVGGDAVGDVIASGMYRSEDLSLLIDLGTNGEVVLGNSEWLSSVSCASGPAFEGAGISSGMRAMRGAIDHIAIDPATCAVRWTTIDNDPPRGLCGSAIIDAAAAMVDAGILDFTGKFVDGRPGVRQGQDGSEFVLVEKEKTATGRDIVITRQDMAYLIDSKAAACGSIGVLLKKYRVSVSDIQHVYLAGAFGAYADQQKIIRFGIIPDFPHAKYHVLGNGSLSGAHALLVSMKNRQEAEAVAMKMVYIDLLVDSDFIEEYSSAVYIPGKKEFFPR; encoded by the coding sequence ATGGCAGATCACATCAATGTCGTATTCCACCCGGTAAACCGGGTCGTCAGCATCCGTGCCGGTGCAACTGTACTTGATGCGATCCGGCTTGCCGGTATCCAGTTCGAGAGCATCTGCGGGGGAAAGGGGGAGTGCAACAAGTGCCGGATCATCTATCTCAGAGGAACCTGCGACATCGGGACCCCCGACAGTCTCAAGGGATTGACTCCGTGCGAAATTGAGAAGAACTATTGCCGGGCCTGCCACACGCATGTGCAGGGCAACTGCGAGTTCATCATTCCGGTCGAGAGCCGGATCGATGCCCCGAAAATTCTCCTGAATCATATTGCACCCGGGGGGGAGCTCTTTCCAGCGGTAACAAAACACCTTTTAAAAACTGAAGATTCCCTTCACCCGTCTTCTGACCATCGTTCGCTCAAACTCGATGGGTATTCCGGCACACGCCCCCACATGACCCGCCACCAGAACCACCTGCTGGCCTATACAAAAGATCCGGTTACCGTCACCATCTCGAAAACAAACCGTTATCCGGAAGTTATCAGTATCGAACCCGGGGATACGACCCGCACCGTTTTCGGAATTGCGCTCGACCTCGGGACAACCACGGTTGTCGGGATCCTCGTGGATCTCGCCACCGGAAAAACCATTGCCCATGCCTCCGCAATGAACCGCCAGATAACGTACGGCGAAGAGTTGCTGACGCGTATCGCATTTGCAAAAAAGGGCGAGGGGAAACGGAAGCTCCAGGCTGCTGCAATCGATAGTATCAATGAAGTGATAGGCCGGCTTGCAGCCACAGCCGATATCGGGGCAGAATCCATCTATGATGTCTGCATTGCCGGTAACACGGTCATGCACCATCTCGTGCTTGGAATGGAGTCGTCCGCTCTTGAGCTTGCCAACACCGAGATCTCAAGAAAGCCGGTAATTGTCCGGGCCCGGTCCCTGGGTCTTCTTGTCAACCCGGACTCCTTTGTGTACTGCCTCCCGAACGTGAGCCGGTTTGTCGGGGGAGATGCGGTAGGCGATGTCATAGCCTCGGGAATGTACCGGTCGGAAGACCTTTCGCTTCTCATCGATCTCGGTACAAACGGGGAAGTAGTCCTGGGGAATTCCGAATGGCTCTCATCGGTATCCTGCGCATCCGGCCCTGCGTTTGAAGGTGCGGGCATATCCTCCGGCATGCGGGCCATGCGGGGAGCCATCGATCATATTGCCATCGATCCTGCAACCTGTGCGGTACGCTGGACCACGATCGATAACGATCCCCCCCGGGGACTCTGTGGATCCGCTATCATCGATGCGGCTGCTGCAATGGTAGATGCCGGGATCCTCGACTTTACCGGAAAGTTTGTAGATGGCAGACCGGGAGTCCGGCAGGGCCAGGACGGATCCGAATTTGTGCTCGTGGAAAAAGAGAAGACAGCAACCGGCCGGGATATTGTTATCACCCGGCAGGACATGGCATACCTGATCGATTCCAAGGCTGCGGCCTGCGGCTCGATTGGCGTACTCCTGAAGAAATACCGGGTTTCTGTCTCCGATATACAGCACGTGTACCTGGCCGGGGCTTTCGGGGCTTATGCCGATCAGCAGAAGATCATCCGGTTTGGTATCATCCCCGACTTTCCCCATGCAAAATATCATGTTCTCGGCAACGGTTCACTCTCGGGGGCTCATGCCCTGCTCGTCTCGATGAAGAACCGGCAGGAAGCCGAGGCGGTTGCAATGAAGATGGTCTATATCGATCTTCTCGTGGATTCGGATTTCATCGAAGAATATTCTTCTGCAGTGTATATCCCCGGAAAGAAGGAGTTTTTCCCCCGGTAA
- a CDS encoding PEGA domain-containing protein: MTILTQYFLRGTLLVLVIALLIAAPVNAFTSNSLDITLNRNGDATATFRFTLEGLIENAIPQSILEDELKKGLTTSSEAPTLISMDRSSATLLLKKFADTSDVPQGTEYRTATMNFKKAEIALQSSAISSVVSADFSPAKVTLTFPDQYSRQFENLDVLPSVTHTVIDTSKAGANTTQQNTGILKVVSSPPAVHVSLDGAYIGDAPAQFPDIPAGSHTLLFEKEGFEPVNKTLTIDAGKGRQVSVVLAYAPSVSATPASPGFSMETAGLALVFVTIVGYTVRTGKKR; encoded by the coding sequence ATGACAATCCTGACACAATATTTCCTGCGCGGAACGCTCCTCGTTCTCGTTATCGCCCTTCTCATCGCGGCACCGGTGAATGCGTTCACCTCAAATTCGCTTGATATTACCCTCAACAGGAATGGAGATGCAACCGCTACCTTCCGGTTCACCCTTGAGGGTCTTATTGAAAATGCCATCCCCCAGTCCATTCTTGAAGATGAACTTAAAAAAGGCCTCACTACGAGCTCTGAGGCCCCGACGCTCATCTCCATGGACCGGTCAAGCGCAACGCTCCTTTTGAAAAAATTCGCTGATACCTCGGATGTTCCTCAGGGAACCGAATACCGGACCGCCACCATGAACTTTAAAAAGGCAGAGATTGCACTCCAGTCATCTGCCATATCGAGCGTGGTATCCGCCGATTTCTCTCCGGCAAAAGTAACACTCACTTTCCCTGACCAGTATTCCCGCCAGTTTGAAAACCTCGATGTCCTGCCCTCGGTCACCCATACGGTAATCGATACCTCAAAAGCAGGAGCAAATACAACCCAGCAGAACACCGGCATCCTGAAAGTCGTTTCATCCCCACCGGCAGTCCATGTTTCCCTTGACGGTGCATATATCGGAGATGCTCCGGCCCAGTTCCCGGATATACCGGCAGGTTCGCACACACTCCTCTTTGAAAAGGAAGGGTTTGAACCGGTAAACAAAACCCTGACCATTGATGCTGGTAAGGGCCGGCAGGTTTCAGTTGTCCTGGCCTATGCACCATCAGTTTCTGCTACACCTGCCTCTCCCGGGTTTTCAATGGAAACTGCTGGACTTGCCCTGGTATTCGTTACCATTGTCGGATATACAGTACGAACCGGGAAAAAACGATAG
- a CDS encoding VTT domain-containing protein, producing the protein MIDALISIFLHFDQNLPVITQEYGMWTYLILFLIIFFETGFIIFPFLPGDSLLFVGGAAAASGILDLPWLLVVIILGAVIGDTVNYWVANYLGLRVFLERFPALVKQEYIDRTYGFYEKYGGATIFVARFVPLVRTFAPFLAGIGSMQYRRFLFYNVLGAICWAFSLVFLGYFAGTQPIVKQNLSLLLLGVFLLMAGTIVLIAVGIIRSVLMKKKTGSD; encoded by the coding sequence ATGATAGACGCTCTCATCAGCATCTTTCTTCATTTCGACCAGAACCTGCCGGTTATCACGCAGGAATACGGCATGTGGACATATCTCATCCTGTTCCTCATCATCTTCTTTGAGACCGGTTTTATCATCTTCCCGTTCCTGCCCGGAGATTCCCTTCTCTTTGTCGGTGGGGCTGCGGCGGCAAGCGGCATTCTCGATCTCCCGTGGCTGCTCGTTGTCATTATTCTCGGTGCGGTGATTGGGGATACCGTGAACTACTGGGTGGCCAATTACCTGGGACTCCGGGTCTTTCTTGAACGGTTTCCTGCGCTTGTCAAGCAGGAATATATTGACCGGACCTACGGCTTTTATGAAAAATACGGGGGAGCAACGATCTTTGTTGCCCGGTTTGTCCCACTTGTACGGACTTTTGCGCCCTTCCTTGCCGGTATCGGCTCCATGCAGTACCGACGTTTCCTCTTTTACAATGTTCTCGGAGCGATCTGCTGGGCGTTCAGCCTTGTCTTTCTCGGGTACTTTGCGGGAACGCAGCCCATCGTCAAGCAGAACTTGAGTCTTCTCCTTCTCGGTGTTTTCCTCCTCATGGCCGGGACCATTGTCCTGATCGCAGTGGGGATCATACGATCTGTTCTGATGAAGAAGAAGACCGGATCTGACTAA
- a CDS encoding PEGA domain-containing protein encodes MDSMRKDLLVIGIILGIVLLSVSPVTALGGQEGWIQVMCNVDGASVSFNGVYQGIISGGSLTVPVYTTGSPVNTVSVEKSGYTPFSTSVEMPSAGQTRTVYATLNPVPTQAPVNYGSISVESQPSGAQIYFNGNYRGLSPLVISDVWPGTYTIEADMSGYQPYTTSVSVSSGSRSSVYCPLSRLDTTGSLYIISQPTGSNIYLDSVYRGITPMTINNVAATTHIVQLDHAGYYDWKSTVDVPAGGTRTVDGTLNPLPVSSSGWIYVSSSPGGAAVTVDGISFGQTPASGSLKLNNIPVGSRTVALSLNGYQPYSVVVSVTANTVTEVNKVLQPLSPVSGTGGLSVSSTPSGANVFLDNNFIGITPLTLNSVAAGNHLVTMRLDGYQDYSTTIQVNAGATSTVSSALVAATPTHKAPVLPITILGALLVVGLFVKRKY; translated from the coding sequence ATGGATAGTATGAGAAAAGATCTTCTTGTTATTGGTATTATTTTGGGTATTGTTCTCCTGTCAGTCTCTCCTGTTACTGCACTTGGTGGTCAGGAAGGCTGGATCCAGGTAATGTGCAATGTTGATGGTGCGAGTGTCAGTTTCAACGGGGTATACCAGGGAATCATTTCCGGCGGATCCCTCACGGTTCCGGTGTACACAACCGGCTCACCGGTAAATACCGTGTCCGTTGAGAAGAGCGGGTATACACCATTTTCAACCTCGGTCGAGATGCCGTCAGCGGGACAGACCAGGACTGTCTACGCCACTCTCAACCCGGTCCCGACCCAGGCTCCGGTGAATTACGGTTCGATCTCGGTGGAATCCCAGCCATCGGGTGCACAGATCTATTTCAATGGGAATTATCGCGGCCTCTCCCCCCTGGTCATCAGCGATGTCTGGCCCGGGACGTACACGATCGAAGCAGATATGTCCGGGTACCAGCCCTATACAACCTCGGTATCGGTCTCATCCGGATCGAGGTCCAGTGTCTACTGCCCGCTCTCCCGGCTTGATACAACCGGATCGCTGTATATCATCTCCCAGCCGACCGGTTCCAATATCTATCTTGACAGTGTCTACCGGGGCATCACTCCGATGACGATCAACAATGTTGCTGCAACTACCCATATTGTACAACTCGATCATGCCGGTTATTATGACTGGAAGTCCACGGTTGACGTACCTGCCGGGGGTACCCGGACGGTCGACGGGACCTTGAATCCCCTGCCGGTCAGCAGCTCGGGATGGATTTATGTCTCTTCGAGCCCCGGTGGTGCAGCGGTTACGGTCGATGGGATCAGTTTCGGGCAGACACCCGCCTCAGGCTCCCTCAAACTGAATAACATCCCTGTCGGATCCCGCACGGTTGCCCTTTCCCTGAACGGGTACCAGCCCTATTCCGTTGTGGTCAGCGTTACCGCAAATACGGTCACGGAAGTGAACAAAGTTCTCCAGCCGCTCTCACCGGTGTCCGGTACGGGGGGGCTGTCCGTGTCCTCGACACCATCGGGTGCCAATGTCTTCCTTGACAACAATTTTATCGGGATCACACCTCTTACGCTGAATAGTGTCGCTGCCGGCAATCATCTCGTGACCATGCGGCTCGATGGATACCAGGATTATTCAACAACCATCCAGGTCAATGCTGGTGCTACCAGCACTGTCTCTTCCGCGCTGGTTGCAGCAACGCCTACGCACAAAGCCCCGGTTCTGCCAATAACAATTCTCGGGGCTCTGCTGGTTGTCGGCCTGTTTGTGAAGCGGAAATACTAA
- the acsC gene encoding acetyl-CoA decarbonylase/synthase complex subunit gamma — MSQAGSMPEQKRRKSIREISPIDVYKHLPKTNCRECGEANCMAFATRLVNGELVLADCPPILAKENAGSYEALAVLLAPPVRAVQIGTGESRVTVGGKYILQRHEFTYHNPTPIALDVHDLMQEEELLERVRHIETFSYNYIGRKLVPNAIAVRSCSGDPETFGSVVRKVAGASRYPLILCALDPAVMEAGLEEIPGQRPLIYAATERTWKEMAELALAHDAPLAVFAPNNLGLLRSLVRTLKEYGVSDLVLDPGTYAEEGLADTISNFTAIRAGACRNFDELFGYPLLGVPLTVWAGEEISEEVLKWREAITASMLLSRYADILIMHCLDGWVLLPQLIWRFNLYTDPRKPVSVESGVKPFGRPNPDSPVLITTNYALTYFTVESDIKSANLDCYLIVVDTGGLSVESAVAGRYFTADSIRDALKAYNVSSLVSHNVLIIPGLAARLSGETEEASGWRILVGPKDSSGIPQYLRDNWPPDPA, encoded by the coding sequence ATGAGCCAGGCGGGAAGCATGCCGGAACAGAAACGCAGAAAAAGCATCCGCGAGATAAGTCCCATCGATGTATACAAGCATCTCCCGAAGACCAACTGCCGGGAGTGCGGGGAGGCCAACTGCATGGCTTTTGCCACCCGGCTTGTCAACGGGGAACTGGTACTTGCCGACTGTCCCCCAATACTTGCCAAAGAGAATGCCGGCTCGTACGAAGCGCTCGCCGTCCTGCTTGCACCACCGGTCCGCGCTGTGCAGATAGGAACCGGGGAATCCCGGGTAACTGTTGGCGGGAAATATATCCTGCAGCGCCACGAGTTCACGTACCACAACCCGACGCCGATCGCGCTCGATGTCCACGATCTCATGCAGGAAGAAGAACTGCTCGAGCGGGTCCGGCATATCGAGACGTTCTCGTACAATTATATCGGCAGGAAACTGGTGCCAAACGCGATCGCAGTCCGGTCCTGCTCGGGCGATCCCGAAACCTTCGGGTCCGTTGTCCGGAAGGTTGCCGGTGCAAGCCGGTATCCCCTCATCCTCTGCGCCCTTGACCCGGCGGTCATGGAAGCCGGCCTTGAGGAGATCCCGGGCCAGCGCCCGCTCATCTATGCGGCCACTGAACGCACGTGGAAGGAGATGGCGGAGCTGGCACTCGCGCACGATGCACCGCTTGCCGTCTTTGCCCCGAACAATCTCGGCCTCCTCCGCTCGCTTGTCAGGACCTTAAAAGAGTACGGCGTATCGGACCTGGTCCTCGATCCCGGGACCTATGCCGAGGAAGGGCTCGCGGATACCATCAGCAATTTCACTGCAATCCGGGCAGGTGCCTGCAGGAATTTCGACGAACTGTTCGGCTACCCGCTTCTCGGCGTTCCCCTGACCGTCTGGGCCGGCGAAGAGATCTCTGAAGAAGTGCTCAAGTGGCGGGAAGCCATAACCGCCTCCATGCTCCTCTCCCGGTACGCAGACATCTTAATCATGCACTGCCTGGATGGCTGGGTGCTCCTTCCCCAGCTCATCTGGCGGTTCAATCTCTACACGGATCCGAGAAAACCTGTCTCCGTTGAGTCGGGGGTAAAACCGTTTGGCAGGCCGAACCCGGATTCGCCTGTACTCATCACCACCAATTACGCGCTCACGTATTTCACGGTAGAATCCGATATCAAGTCTGCAAATCTCGACTGTTATCTCATAGTCGTGGATACCGGCGGCCTGAGTGTGGAAAGTGCTGTTGCCGGCCGCTACTTCACGGCCGATTCGATCCGGGATGCCCTCAAAGCCTATAATGTATCCAGTCTTGTCAGCCACAATGTCCTCATAATCCCGGGGCTCGCAGCCCGTCTGAGTGGCGAGACCGAGGAGGCATCCGGCTGGCGGATCCTGGTCGGCCCGAAAGATTCCTCAGGCATCCCGCAATACCTCCGGGACAACTGGCCCCCGGATCCGGCTTGA
- a CDS encoding flagellin, with the protein MKSIHNDNAFTGLEAAIVLIAFVVVAAVFSYVVLGAGFFTTQKSQEVVHTGVQQASSTLEIVGNVYGTGTAGASIDRINFSAALAPGGTPVDFEKVVITYSNASQLETLGRMTNKGDTVTTGHWGVVTVQNQVTNDMVLEKGEQFDITAMPTNPLVKNDQFQLEIKPAIGAALSISRTAPASIQTVNTLY; encoded by the coding sequence ATGAAATCGATACACAATGATAATGCGTTCACCGGTCTCGAGGCAGCGATTGTGCTCATCGCATTCGTTGTCGTTGCGGCGGTGTTCTCGTACGTGGTGCTCGGCGCCGGGTTCTTCACTACCCAGAAGAGCCAGGAAGTCGTCCACACCGGTGTACAGCAGGCTAGCTCTACTCTTGAAATCGTCGGCAATGTCTATGGTACCGGAACGGCAGGAGCTTCAATCGACAGGATCAATTTCTCGGCAGCCTTGGCCCCAGGCGGAACCCCGGTTGATTTCGAGAAGGTCGTCATTACTTACAGCAATGCATCCCAGCTCGAAACCCTCGGCCGGATGACTAACAAGGGTGATACCGTTACTACAGGACACTGGGGTGTTGTTACCGTCCAGAACCAGGTCACCAATGATATGGTCCTGGAAAAAGGCGAGCAGTTCGACATCACGGCTATGCCCACAAATCCCCTTGTCAAGAACGACCAGTTCCAGCTGGAAATTAAGCCCGCTATCGGAGCGGCACTTTCAATTTCCCGCACGGCACCGGCTTCTATCCAGACGGTAAATACCCTCTACTAA
- a CDS encoding class I SAM-dependent methyltransferase, translated as MLPRNSPDGEIWEKEYSARGHLWGGAIHALPALPVSSRVLELGCGNGKTLGGMLRKGWDVVAIDFSSAAVMLSRKIAPSGFSCEIVLSDAGLLPFRPGSFDCVFAWHLLGHMSADDRRHCSGEIARVLRPQGRLFFSEFSEKDFRFGNGQEIEPGTFLRGTGVRTHYFSENEVRNLFSSFGIESIAEPTWTLRVRGINHVRSEIQAVFFKKDC; from the coding sequence ATGCTGCCAAGGAATTCACCGGACGGGGAAATCTGGGAGAAGGAATATTCAGCACGCGGCCACCTGTGGGGTGGGGCCATCCATGCCCTGCCTGCACTCCCGGTCTCCTCACGGGTACTTGAACTCGGATGCGGGAACGGCAAAACCCTTGGGGGTATGCTCCGGAAAGGCTGGGATGTGGTGGCCATTGATTTCTCTTCTGCTGCAGTAATGCTGTCCCGGAAAATCGCACCATCCGGTTTTTCCTGTGAGATCGTGCTGTCCGATGCAGGACTCCTACCGTTCCGGCCCGGATCCTTCGATTGTGTATTTGCCTGGCATCTTCTTGGTCACATGAGCGCGGATGATCGAAGGCACTGTTCCGGGGAAATCGCACGGGTCCTCCGGCCGCAGGGCCGTCTCTTCTTCTCGGAATTTTCAGAAAAGGATTTCCGGTTTGGTAACGGGCAGGAGATCGAACCGGGGACCTTTTTGAGAGGAACCGGTGTCCGGACACACTATTTTTCCGAGAACGAAGTCCGAAACCTTTTCTCATCGTTCGGTATCGAATCGATCGCAGAACCGACGTGGACCCTGCGGGTACGTGGGATAAATCACGTCCGCTCCGAGATCCAGGCTGTATTTTTCAAAAAGGATTGCTGA
- a CDS encoding flagellin, which translates to MKPILNDNAFTGLEAAIVLIAFVVVAAVFSYVVLGAGFFTTQKSQEVVHTGVQQASSTLEIVGNVYGTGTQGGTINRINFSAALAPGGTPVDFEKVVITYSNASSLETLGRMATKGATVTTGNWGVVTVQNQVTDDMVLEKGEQFDITAMPTNAIVKNDQFQLEIKPAIGAALSISRTAPASIQIVNTLY; encoded by the coding sequence ATGAAACCTATACTCAATGATAATGCGTTCACCGGTCTCGAGGCAGCGATTGTGCTCATTGCTTTCGTTGTCGTTGCGGCGGTGTTCTCGTACGTGGTGCTCGGCGCCGGGTTCTTCACTACCCAGAAGAGCCAGGAAGTCGTCCACACCGGTGTACAGCAGGCCAGCTCAACTCTCGAAATTGTCGGCAATGTTTATGGTACAGGTACTCAGGGAGGCACAATCAACAGGATCAATTTCTCCGCTGCGTTAGCTCCCGGAGGAACCCCGGTTGATTTCGAGAAAGTCGTTATTACCTACAGTAATGCATCCTCACTCGAAACTCTCGGACGAATGGCAACCAAAGGAGCTACGGTTACTACTGGAAACTGGGGTGTTGTTACCGTCCAGAACCAGGTCACGGATGATATGGTCCTGGAAAAAGGAGAACAGTTTGACATCACGGCTATGCCCACAAACGCAATTGTCAAGAACGACCAGTTCCAGCTGGAAATTAAGCCCGCTATCGGAGCGGCACTTTCAATTTCCCGCACGGCACCGGCTTCAATTCAGATCGTGAACACACTCTATTAA